A portion of the Kribbella jejuensis genome contains these proteins:
- a CDS encoding aldo/keto reductase — MSQAPTVTLSHGSAMPRVGLGTWPMNDADAERTVRTALELGYRLIDTAENYRNEVGVGRALKVVPRDEVFVTTKFNKRWHSVEGARQAFEASAERLGVEYLDLLLIHWPNPAQDRYVDAWRGLIALREAGLVRAIGTSNFKPAHLQRLIDETGVAPEVNQVQLSPVWAKVAEREFHKRHGIVTEAWSPLGKGTDLLHHPTVQEIAEAHGRTAGQVVLRWETQQDVVPIPKSADPERLAENLAIFDFELTGAELSALTALDGTAKPAADSDRSGH; from the coding sequence ATGAGTCAGGCGCCGACAGTCACACTGAGTCACGGAAGCGCGATGCCGCGGGTCGGACTCGGAACGTGGCCGATGAACGACGCGGACGCCGAGCGGACCGTGCGTACGGCGCTCGAGCTTGGGTATCGCCTGATCGACACGGCTGAGAACTACCGCAACGAGGTCGGTGTCGGGCGCGCGCTGAAGGTCGTGCCGCGGGACGAGGTGTTCGTGACGACGAAGTTCAACAAGCGGTGGCACAGCGTGGAGGGAGCGCGGCAGGCGTTCGAGGCCAGTGCGGAGCGGCTTGGCGTCGAGTACCTGGATCTGCTGCTCATCCATTGGCCGAATCCGGCGCAGGACCGGTACGTCGACGCGTGGCGCGGGCTGATCGCGTTGCGGGAGGCTGGGTTGGTGCGGGCCATTGGTACGTCGAACTTCAAGCCGGCGCATCTGCAGCGGTTGATCGACGAGACCGGGGTTGCTCCGGAGGTGAATCAGGTGCAGCTGAGTCCGGTGTGGGCGAAGGTGGCGGAGCGGGAATTCCACAAGCGGCACGGGATCGTGACCGAGGCCTGGAGTCCGCTGGGCAAGGGGACGGATCTGCTGCACCACCCAACGGTGCAGGAGATCGCTGAGGCGCACGGGCGGACGGCGGGGCAGGTCGTGTTGCGATGGGAGACGCAACAGGACGTCGTACCGATTCCCAAGTCCGCCGATCCGGAGCGGCTGGCGGAGAATCTCGCGATCTTCGACTTCGAGTTGACAGGGGCCGAGTTGAGCGCGCTCACAGCACTGGACGGAACGGCGAAGCCGGCGGCCGACTCAGACCGATCAGGCCACTAA
- a CDS encoding KTSC domain-containing protein — protein sequence MRRRPVNSSSVRSVGWSDGTLELEYVNGYIYQYFDVPQPTFAALLAAPSIGSYVNKHIKPHYEFRER from the coding sequence ATGAGGCGGCGCCCGGTGAACTCGTCGAGTGTGCGATCGGTCGGATGGTCCGACGGCACGCTGGAGCTCGAGTACGTGAACGGCTACATCTACCAGTACTTCGACGTACCGCAGCCGACCTTCGCGGCCCTGCTGGCCGCGCCGAGCATCGGCTCGTACGTCAACAAACACATCAAGCCGCACTACGAGTTCCGCGAGCGCTGA
- a CDS encoding TetR/AcrR family transcriptional regulator has protein sequence MTRRDPSSHAAAGITVAAIADAALAVIRADGVDGLTMRAVAERLHVRAPSLYHHVHNKSELLDLVARNAFDQFTADTTAYGELRTVDEWIELTRSGSLELRAFYADHPGLAGLIQAKAAPDRDRGDGSRAELVRAQIEALVRIGVPEPDARHVFEITARWSLAAVVADLTDELFAEGLDLFLYGVRARLT, from the coding sequence GTGACCAGACGCGACCCTTCGTCCCACGCGGCAGCCGGCATCACGGTCGCCGCGATCGCCGACGCCGCCCTGGCCGTGATCCGCGCCGACGGCGTGGACGGCCTCACCATGCGTGCCGTCGCGGAACGCCTGCACGTCCGCGCCCCGTCGCTCTACCACCACGTCCACAACAAATCCGAGCTGCTCGACCTGGTCGCACGGAACGCATTCGACCAGTTCACGGCGGACACCACGGCGTACGGTGAACTCCGGACCGTCGACGAGTGGATCGAGCTGACCAGATCCGGCTCGCTCGAACTGCGCGCGTTCTACGCCGACCATCCCGGACTCGCGGGCCTGATCCAGGCGAAGGCCGCGCCGGACCGCGACCGCGGCGACGGCTCGCGCGCGGAACTCGTCCGCGCCCAGATCGAGGCCTTGGTCCGCATCGGCGTACCGGAACCCGACGCGCGGCACGTTTTCGAGATCACCGCGCGATGGTCGCTCGCGGCGGTTGTCGCGGACCTCACCGACGAGCTCTTCGCCGAGGGCCTGGACCTTTTCCTGTACGGCGTCCGCGCGCGCCTTACCTAA
- a CDS encoding LysM peptidoglycan-binding domain-containing protein — translation MSTAAVAADALASRRSNKPEPSIHRRVVDGGGDLRLVPAPAERVTAPAPVVPPRKRPRIDGVTTDRMPVRGCSGDSLGRRVQESPEPALRLTRRGRMLLTAISVLVFGAAVLVLGLRIAGVLEPGPHFTHTVPVQVAPGQTLWSIAQSTNPGQDPTLVVEKIADLNNLTTPADLTPGQTLQIPIAN, via the coding sequence ATGAGCACAGCAGCCGTTGCGGCCGACGCCCTGGCCTCGCGCCGCTCGAACAAGCCCGAGCCGAGCATTCACCGCCGGGTCGTGGACGGCGGCGGTGACCTGAGGCTAGTCCCGGCTCCTGCGGAGCGGGTGACCGCCCCGGCGCCGGTCGTCCCGCCGCGGAAGCGGCCGCGGATCGATGGTGTGACCACCGACCGGATGCCGGTGCGCGGATGCTCCGGTGACTCACTCGGTCGGCGCGTCCAGGAAAGCCCCGAACCGGCCCTCCGGCTGACCCGCCGCGGCCGGATGCTGCTGACCGCGATCTCCGTGCTGGTCTTCGGTGCCGCCGTTCTCGTCCTCGGTCTCCGCATCGCCGGCGTCCTCGAGCCCGGCCCGCACTTCACCCACACCGTCCCGGTGCAGGTGGCCCCCGGTCAGACCCTGTGGTCGATCGCCCAGTCCACCAACCCAGGCCAGGACCCGACACTCGTCGTCGAGAAGATCGCCGACCTCAACAACCTCACCACCCCCGCCGACCTCACCCCCGGCCAAACCCTCCAAATCCCCATCGCCAACTAA
- a CDS encoding vitamin B12-dependent ribonucleotide reductase has protein sequence MTETVTGHSGSTKRSTAGFRGRKNAPTGLTIERVFSTEGVHPYDEVTWERRDVVQQNWKTGETVFEQRGVEFPDFWSVNASTIVTTKYFRGAVSHDNREWSLKQLLDRVVKTYRKAGEEHGYFSSPADAEVFEQEITWLLLHQYFSFNSPVWFNVGTSSPQQVSACFILAVDDSMESILNWYKEEGLIFKGGSGAGLNLSRIRSSKELLQSSGGTASGPVSFMRGADASAGTIKSGGATRRAAKMVVLDVDHPDIEEFVDTKMREEEKIRVLRDAGFDMDLGGRDITSVQYQNANNSVRVSDEFMRAVEEKGEFGLRARLDNSVIETVDARTLFDKIAQAAWACADPGLQYDDTINDWHTTPETGRITASNPCSEYMHLDNSSCNLASLNLMKFLRDDDMFDSEKFVKAVELIITAMDISICFADFPTEAIGATTRAYRQLGIGYANLGALLMATGHAYDSDGGRALAGAITSLMTGTSYKRSAELAGIVGAYDGFERNKDAHTRVMRKHAAANDAIRTVHEIDKDVQQHATAAWGGVLKIGAKNGWRNAQASVLAPTGTIGFMMDCDTTGIEPDFSLVKFKKLVGGGSMQIVNQTVPRALRQYGYTEETIEAIVEYIAENGHVVDAPGLKPEHYEIFDTAMGERAIKPMGHVRMMAAAQPFLSGAISKTVNLPETATVEEIADVYFQGWKLGLKALAVYRDNCKVGQPLADAKAKKAAADDAASTEAVAEKIVEKVIEYRPTRKRLPKSRPSRTTSFTVGGAEGYMTAGSYPDDGLGEVFLKMGKQGSTLAGVMDAFSIAISIALQHGVPLETYVQKFTNLKFEPAGLTDDPDVRMAQSIMDYIFRRLALDYLPFDDRAALGIYSAEERSRQLDTGSYEPVPVEVSEAESLKSVEPVADTSETTAPTGTTGTAEAAAKPADAVSAKPIKGEAHTTAEMLELITGTSVDAPLCFTCGTKMRPSGSCYVCEGCGSTSGCS, from the coding sequence ATGACAGAGACGGTGACCGGCCACTCGGGGTCGACCAAGCGGTCGACGGCCGGGTTCCGCGGGCGGAAGAACGCGCCCACGGGACTCACCATCGAGCGCGTATTCAGCACCGAGGGCGTGCACCCCTACGACGAGGTGACGTGGGAGCGTCGCGACGTCGTCCAGCAGAACTGGAAGACCGGTGAGACCGTCTTCGAGCAGCGCGGGGTGGAGTTCCCCGACTTCTGGAGTGTGAACGCCTCCACGATCGTCACCACGAAGTACTTCCGTGGCGCGGTCAGCCACGACAACCGGGAGTGGAGCCTCAAGCAGCTGCTCGACCGGGTCGTGAAGACCTACCGCAAGGCGGGCGAGGAGCACGGCTACTTCAGCTCGCCTGCCGACGCCGAGGTCTTCGAGCAGGAGATCACCTGGCTGCTCCTGCACCAGTACTTCAGCTTCAACTCGCCCGTCTGGTTCAACGTCGGTACGTCCTCGCCGCAGCAGGTGTCGGCCTGCTTCATCCTCGCCGTGGACGACTCGATGGAGTCGATCCTGAACTGGTACAAGGAAGAGGGCCTGATCTTCAAGGGCGGCTCCGGCGCCGGCCTGAACCTGTCCCGGATCCGCTCCTCGAAGGAACTGCTGCAGTCCTCCGGCGGCACCGCGTCCGGCCCGGTCAGCTTCATGCGCGGCGCGGACGCGTCGGCCGGCACGATCAAGTCCGGCGGCGCCACCCGGCGGGCCGCGAAGATGGTCGTACTGGACGTCGACCACCCCGACATCGAGGAGTTCGTCGATACCAAGATGCGCGAGGAGGAGAAGATCCGGGTCCTGCGGGACGCGGGCTTCGACATGGACCTCGGCGGTCGCGACATCACCTCCGTGCAGTACCAGAACGCGAACAACTCGGTCCGGGTCTCGGACGAGTTCATGCGCGCGGTCGAGGAGAAGGGGGAGTTCGGGCTGCGCGCGCGGCTGGACAACTCGGTGATCGAGACCGTCGACGCGCGGACGCTGTTCGACAAGATCGCCCAGGCCGCGTGGGCCTGCGCCGACCCCGGCCTGCAGTACGACGACACCATCAACGACTGGCACACCACCCCGGAGACGGGCCGGATCACCGCGTCCAACCCGTGCTCGGAGTACATGCACCTGGACAACTCGTCCTGCAACCTCGCGTCGCTGAACCTGATGAAGTTCCTCCGCGACGACGACATGTTCGACTCGGAGAAGTTCGTCAAGGCGGTCGAGCTGATTATCACCGCGATGGACATCTCGATCTGCTTCGCGGACTTCCCGACCGAGGCGATCGGCGCCACCACGCGGGCGTACCGGCAGCTCGGCATCGGGTACGCGAACCTTGGCGCGCTGCTGATGGCGACTGGTCACGCGTACGACTCCGACGGTGGTCGCGCGCTGGCGGGCGCTATCACCTCGCTGATGACCGGTACGTCGTACAAGCGCTCCGCGGAGCTGGCCGGCATCGTCGGCGCGTACGACGGTTTCGAGCGGAACAAGGACGCGCACACCCGGGTGATGCGCAAGCACGCCGCGGCGAACGACGCGATCCGGACCGTGCACGAGATCGACAAGGACGTCCAGCAGCACGCCACCGCGGCCTGGGGCGGCGTCCTGAAGATCGGTGCCAAGAACGGCTGGCGGAACGCGCAGGCCTCGGTGCTCGCGCCGACCGGCACCATCGGCTTCATGATGGACTGCGACACCACCGGCATCGAGCCGGACTTCTCGCTGGTCAAGTTCAAGAAGCTGGTCGGCGGCGGCTCGATGCAGATCGTCAACCAGACCGTCCCGCGGGCCCTGCGGCAGTACGGCTACACCGAGGAGACGATCGAGGCGATCGTCGAGTACATCGCGGAGAACGGTCACGTCGTCGACGCCCCGGGCCTGAAGCCGGAGCACTACGAGATCTTCGACACCGCGATGGGCGAGCGGGCCATCAAGCCGATGGGCCACGTCCGGATGATGGCCGCCGCGCAGCCGTTCCTGTCCGGCGCGATCTCGAAGACGGTGAACCTGCCGGAGACAGCGACGGTCGAGGAGATCGCCGACGTCTACTTCCAGGGCTGGAAGCTCGGCCTGAAGGCGCTCGCGGTGTACCGCGACAACTGCAAGGTCGGTCAGCCGCTGGCGGACGCGAAGGCGAAGAAGGCCGCGGCGGACGACGCCGCGTCGACCGAGGCGGTCGCCGAGAAGATCGTCGAGAAGGTGATCGAGTACCGGCCGACCCGCAAGCGCCTGCCGAAGTCGCGGCCGTCCCGGACCACGTCGTTCACCGTCGGTGGCGCCGAGGGTTACATGACCGCCGGCTCCTACCCGGACGACGGTCTGGGCGAGGTCTTCCTGAAGATGGGCAAGCAGGGTTCGACGCTCGCCGGTGTGATGGACGCGTTCTCGATCGCGATCTCGATCGCTCTGCAGCACGGCGTACCGCTGGAGACGTACGTCCAGAAGTTCACCAACCTGAAGTTCGAGCCGGCCGGTCTGACCGACGACCCGGACGTCCGGATGGCGCAGTCGATCATGGACTACATCTTCCGTCGCCTGGCGCTGGACTACCTGCCGTTCGACGACCGCGCCGCGCTCGGGATCTACTCCGCTGAGGAGCGGTCCCGGCAGCTCGACACCGGGTCGTACGAGCCGGTCCCGGTCGAGGTCTCCGAGGCCGAGTCGCTGAAGTCGGTCGAACCGGTCGCGGACACCAGCGAAACCACCGCACCGACCGGAACCACGGGCACCGCCGAAGCCGCCGCGAAGCCGGCCGACGCCGTCTCCGCCAAGCCGATCAAGGGCGAGGCCCACACCACCGCCGAGATGCTCGAACTCATCACCGGCACCTCGGTCGACGCCCCGCTCTGCTTCACCTGCGGCACCAAGATGCGCCCCAGCGGCTCCTGCTACGTCTGCGAAGGCTGCGGCAGCACCTCCGGCTGCAGCTAA
- a CDS encoding metal-sensitive transcriptional regulator, producing the protein MTEPVAEHAHGYIGDKDAYLRRLKRIEGQARGLQRMVEDEKYCIDILTQVSAMTKALESVALGLLEDHLAHCVVDAAAAGGPEADAKIKEASAAIARLVRS; encoded by the coding sequence GTGACCGAACCGGTCGCAGAGCATGCGCACGGTTACATCGGCGACAAGGACGCGTACCTGCGGCGGTTGAAGCGGATCGAGGGGCAGGCCCGCGGGCTGCAGCGGATGGTCGAGGACGAGAAGTACTGCATCGACATCCTCACCCAGGTCTCGGCCATGACGAAGGCACTCGAATCGGTCGCGCTCGGCCTGCTCGAGGACCACCTGGCGCACTGCGTGGTCGACGCCGCGGCGGCCGGTGGACCGGAGGCCGACGCGAAGATCAAGGAAGCGTCCGCTGCAATCGCGAGGCTGGTGCGCTCTTGA
- a CDS encoding helix-turn-helix domain-containing protein produces the protein MPVIDEWTGRHAHALRTALRMTNEAFAERLGISPRTLTKWRERPELVPSPHLQQALDTYLNQAPPDAHERFAANLGLDERTPIDNTVLTQLNAALGDLARALARLESEDTTRSSSR, from the coding sequence ATGCCAGTGATCGACGAGTGGACCGGCCGGCACGCGCACGCCCTGCGCACCGCGCTGCGGATGACGAACGAGGCGTTCGCCGAGCGGCTCGGGATTTCGCCGCGCACGCTCACGAAGTGGCGGGAGAGACCGGAGCTGGTGCCCAGTCCCCATCTCCAGCAGGCGCTCGACACCTACCTCAACCAAGCACCGCCGGACGCGCACGAGCGGTTCGCCGCCAACCTCGGCCTGGACGAGCGGACGCCGATCGACAACACCGTGCTCACCCAGCTCAACGCGGCACTCGGCGACCTCGCCCGCGCCCTGGCGCGCCTCGAGAGCGAGGACACGACGCGATCGTCGTCGCGCTGA
- a CDS encoding glutathione peroxidase: protein MTTVYDFSARRIEGNEQSLADFRDQVLLVVNVASQCAQTPQYTGLQKLYRTYRRQGFAVLGFPCDQFGHQEPGDENEIANFCSTIYHVTFPMFAKIDVNGSKTIPLYNWLKREQGGLLGGRIKWNFTKFLIGRDGGVIGRYAPTHTPEKLADKIEAALAVPAPSPSPKTND from the coding sequence ATGACGACTGTCTATGACTTCAGCGCGCGGCGGATCGAAGGCAATGAACAGTCTCTTGCCGATTTCCGCGACCAGGTGCTCCTGGTGGTGAACGTGGCTTCCCAGTGTGCCCAGACCCCGCAGTACACCGGCCTGCAGAAGCTCTACCGAACCTACCGCCGGCAGGGCTTCGCAGTGCTCGGTTTCCCCTGCGACCAGTTCGGCCACCAGGAGCCGGGCGACGAGAACGAGATCGCCAACTTCTGCTCGACGATCTACCACGTCACGTTCCCGATGTTCGCCAAGATCGACGTGAACGGGTCGAAGACGATCCCGTTGTACAACTGGCTCAAGCGGGAGCAGGGCGGCCTGCTCGGCGGCCGGATCAAGTGGAACTTCACCAAGTTCCTGATCGGCCGGGACGGCGGGGTGATCGGCCGCTACGCGCCGACCCACACGCCGGAGAAGCTGGCCGACAAGATCGAGGCCGCACTGGCCGTTCCTGCGCCGTCGCCGTCGCCGAAAACGAACGACTGA
- the nrdR gene encoding transcriptional regulator NrdR gives MHCPYCRHADSRVVDSRVAEDGGAIRRRRQCPVCEKRFTTVEQMQLTVVKRSGATEPFSREKVISGVGKACKGRPVNADQLARLGQKVEDALKGSGSPEVPAHEVGLAILGPLRELDEVAYLRFASVYRQFESADDFETEIALLRAEKEPQGTEPTQPAQQT, from the coding sequence GTGCACTGTCCGTATTGCCGGCACGCCGACTCCCGGGTGGTCGACAGCCGGGTGGCCGAGGACGGCGGAGCGATCCGCCGCCGGCGGCAGTGCCCGGTCTGCGAGAAGCGGTTCACCACCGTCGAGCAGATGCAGCTCACGGTCGTGAAGCGCTCCGGCGCGACCGAGCCGTTCAGCCGCGAGAAGGTCATCAGCGGGGTCGGCAAGGCGTGCAAGGGCCGGCCGGTGAACGCCGACCAGCTCGCCCGCCTGGGGCAGAAGGTCGAGGACGCGCTGAAGGGCAGCGGCTCGCCGGAGGTTCCCGCGCACGAGGTCGGACTCGCGATCCTCGGGCCGCTGCGGGAGCTGGACGAGGTGGCGTACCTGCGCTTCGCGAGCGTGTACCGGCAGTTCGAGTCGGCCGACGATTTCGAGACCGAGATCGCGCTGCTGCGGGCCGAGAAGGAGCCGCAGGGCACGGAGCCGACGCAGCCGGCCCAACAGACGTAA
- the lexA gene encoding transcriptional repressor LexA: MARTPSGSSKHDRGGGAGPQGPERSGAVDKDRTVAELPDGPADATGLTPRQRRVLDVIRDSVDSRGYPPSMREIGERVGLTSSSSVSHQLRVLEQKGLLRRDPNRPRAIEVRYPGEVDAAAKRSALGSVRQTAYDETGAGDAHPDAAYVPVVGRIAAGGPILAEQEIEEVFPLPKAMVGEGTLFMLKVKGESMIEAAICDGDWVVVRQQPTAENGDIVAAMIDGEATVKTFKKTKSEILLLPHNPAFEPIDGKDATILGKVVTVLRRV; encoded by the coding sequence ATGGCCAGGACGCCGAGCGGTTCCAGCAAGCATGACCGGGGCGGAGGGGCGGGGCCGCAAGGACCTGAGCGCAGTGGAGCCGTGGACAAGGACCGGACCGTCGCCGAGCTGCCGGACGGGCCGGCCGACGCGACCGGCCTGACCCCGCGTCAGCGCCGCGTGCTGGACGTGATCCGCGACTCCGTCGACAGCCGCGGCTACCCGCCGTCGATGCGCGAGATCGGTGAGCGAGTCGGCCTGACCAGTTCGTCCTCGGTGTCCCATCAGCTCCGCGTCCTCGAGCAGAAGGGCCTGCTCCGCCGCGACCCCAACCGGCCGCGGGCGATCGAGGTCCGCTACCCCGGCGAGGTCGACGCGGCCGCCAAGCGTTCGGCGCTCGGCTCGGTCCGGCAGACCGCGTACGACGAGACCGGTGCCGGTGACGCGCACCCGGACGCGGCATACGTGCCGGTGGTCGGCCGGATCGCCGCCGGTGGGCCGATCCTGGCCGAGCAGGAGATCGAAGAGGTCTTCCCGTTGCCCAAGGCAATGGTCGGTGAGGGCACGCTGTTCATGCTGAAGGTCAAGGGTGAGTCGATGATCGAGGCGGCCATCTGCGACGGCGACTGGGTGGTCGTCCGGCAGCAGCCGACCGCGGAGAACGGCGACATCGTGGCCGCGATGATCGACGGCGAGGCGACCGTGAAGACGTTCAAGAAGACCAAGTCCGAGATTCTGCTGCTACCACACAACCCGGCCTTCGAGCCGATCGACGGGAAGGACGCGACGATTCTCGGAAAGGTCGTAACAGTTCTGCGCCGTGTCTGA
- a CDS encoding GNAT family N-acetyltransferase, protein MTGFRPAYPLLTERLELRPHRMDDLDDLYAFHSRPEVVRYTPWPVRDREETRAALERKLPQGELTEPGQWLVLAIELRETGTVIGEVLLKWASEADRQGEIGFALHTDYQGKGLAAEAAREMLRVGFEELGLHRIVAILDDRNTPSAQLLERLGMRREAHHLEALLFKGEWANEYVYALLAHEWRADLNGPTGARGAGSATSARSERAD, encoded by the coding sequence GTGACTGGATTCCGACCCGCGTACCCGCTGCTGACCGAGCGGCTGGAGCTGCGGCCGCACCGGATGGACGACTTGGACGACCTGTACGCGTTCCATTCGCGGCCGGAGGTGGTGCGGTACACGCCGTGGCCGGTGCGGGATCGCGAGGAGACACGGGCGGCGCTGGAACGGAAGCTGCCGCAGGGCGAGTTGACCGAGCCGGGTCAGTGGCTGGTGCTGGCGATCGAGCTGCGGGAGACGGGGACGGTGATCGGCGAAGTACTGCTGAAGTGGGCCAGTGAGGCTGATCGTCAGGGTGAGATCGGGTTCGCGCTGCACACGGACTACCAGGGCAAGGGGCTTGCGGCGGAGGCGGCGCGGGAGATGCTGCGGGTCGGCTTCGAGGAGCTTGGGCTGCACCGGATCGTGGCGATCCTCGACGACCGGAATACGCCGTCGGCCCAGTTGCTCGAGCGACTCGGCATGCGGCGCGAGGCGCACCACCTCGAAGCCCTGCTGTTCAAGGGCGAATGGGCAAACGAGTACGTCTACGCCCTCCTCGCCCACGAGTGGCGTGCAGACCTCAACGGCCCGACCGGTGCACGCGGGGCAGGCAGCGCAACCAGCGCTCGAAGCGAGCGGGCCGACTAG
- a CDS encoding nucleoside hydrolase, giving the protein MTARKPVVLDVDTGLDDACALLLAGRHPELDLKAVTCVGGNVGIDDVVRNTLTVLDAAGRPDVPVARGAAVPLIQPVRTARHVHGADGLGDLDWPRSTRPPDPRHAIELLRDVLRDAAADGAPVTLIPLAPLTNIALLLRTYPEAAAGLKEIVFMGGSAGSGNATASAEFNIWTDPEAAAIVLKSAEDLGVPVTMYGLDVFYDVVVTLEQARGLSGSPSAELARKLIEKRSERYQSDGGSIGDGGAVCAVIDPSGLTTQRYPVRVELSGGWSRGRTIVDTRDAVDQASDPQGPAPVIHVATAVDAKRYAELWLATVR; this is encoded by the coding sequence TTGACGGCGCGGAAGCCGGTAGTTCTCGACGTCGACACCGGCCTGGATGACGCCTGCGCATTACTCCTCGCCGGCCGGCATCCCGAGCTCGACCTGAAGGCCGTCACCTGTGTCGGCGGAAACGTCGGGATCGACGACGTCGTCCGGAACACGCTGACTGTCCTCGACGCCGCCGGCCGTCCCGACGTACCGGTCGCGCGCGGTGCCGCCGTACCGCTGATCCAGCCGGTCCGAACGGCGCGGCACGTGCACGGTGCGGATGGGCTCGGGGACCTCGACTGGCCACGGTCGACCCGGCCGCCGGATCCGCGGCACGCGATCGAGTTGCTCCGGGACGTACTTCGGGATGCCGCCGCCGATGGTGCGCCCGTCACGCTGATCCCGCTGGCGCCGTTGACGAACATCGCGCTGCTGCTGAGGACGTACCCGGAGGCCGCGGCCGGGCTGAAGGAGATCGTCTTCATGGGCGGATCCGCGGGCAGTGGGAACGCGACGGCGTCCGCGGAGTTCAACATCTGGACCGATCCGGAGGCGGCCGCGATCGTACTGAAGTCGGCCGAAGACCTCGGCGTTCCGGTCACGATGTACGGGCTGGACGTGTTCTACGACGTCGTGGTCACGCTGGAGCAGGCCCGCGGGCTGAGCGGATCGCCTTCGGCAGAGCTGGCCCGCAAGCTCATCGAGAAGCGCAGCGAGCGGTACCAGTCGGACGGCGGGAGTATCGGCGACGGCGGCGCGGTGTGCGCTGTGATCGATCCATCCGGGCTGACCACGCAGCGGTATCCGGTACGCGTCGAGCTGTCCGGTGGGTGGTCGCGCGGGCGCACGATCGTGGATACCCGGGACGCGGTCGACCAGGCGAGCGATCCGCAGGGACCGGCGCCCGTGATTCACGTCGCGACGGCGGTGGACGCCAAGCGGTACGCCGAACTGTGGCTGGCGACCGTTAGGTAA